A window of the Hordeum vulgare subsp. vulgare chromosome 5H, MorexV3_pseudomolecules_assembly, whole genome shotgun sequence genome harbors these coding sequences:
- the LOC123395488 gene encoding uncharacterized protein LOC123395488: MGGMRASGAASSWVVGGRAPLRQPGRRRHPGAPRLPPRRRQGRRAQEPFRPHLSGRLRRPPLPAGPASVPLLPSRLISRRGFRQLNCVCAWNLAASSLEMKKLVYLLWLAFPSSRLVSSHLISSQAITCVLARSSSRTWRRSRLKKLASSTSTCSIARGCGTTCGCPTYRLSL; encoded by the coding sequence ATGGGCGGGATGCGGGCCAGCGGCGCGGCATCGTCGTGGGTGGTGGGCGGACGCGCACCTCTACGGCAACCTGGACGGCGCCGTCATCCCGGCGCTCCTCGACTCCCGCCTCGACGACGACAAGGTCGACGCGCTCAAGAACCTTTTCGCCCTCATCTCTCAGGGCGTCTACGTCGCCCACCTCTCCCCGCAGGTCCGGCTAGCGTCCCTCTCCTCCCGTCTCGTCTCATCTCACGCCGCGGATTCCGGCAACTGAATTGCGTGTGTGCTTGGAACTTGGCGGCGTCGTCGCTTGAGATGAAGAAGCTCGTCTACCTGCTCTGGCTAGCGTTTCCCTCCTCTCGTCTCGTCTCgtctcatctcatctcatctcaaGCAATTACGTGCGTGCTTGCAAGAAGCTCGTCAAGAACGTGGCGGCGCAGTCGCTTGAAGAAGCTCGCTTCATCTACCTCGACCTGCTCCATTGCCAGAG